In Rhipicephalus sanguineus isolate Rsan-2018 chromosome 1, BIME_Rsan_1.4, whole genome shotgun sequence, the DNA window TCATAGGTTCGAGTCCCAGCAACGGAACTTcgtctatttttttctttgccatctgttagtgtatagtttgcaacgtcatatccgtgacggaaatacgtctgtGGAGCCGTGggggaccccagcataaaacactttgttgTTAAAAAAACTGTTTGACGTTGGTGTGAGTTGCACTTATAGCAATTCAAAAGCGACATGTAAAACTGTTTTGTGAATAAATGTGAATAACAAGCACAATAAAcggtaaaaaattaaaaaaaactacaTAATAAACTGTAAGAATAAACGACATATCAATAATAGATTATGTTTCGTGAAAACTGTAGGAAGAAGAACTGCGACCTATAAATACAAAACAGCCCAATCATTTTCACTATTTAGGGCGAAATGCACTACAATAAAAGATGTGACAACTGAAATGGTGAGACAATGCTATTTTAATGTGGAAGGGGAGACCAAGTGGAAGGAGGTATAGATATTAAGAGGATGCCGGATTTACTTGGTTCAAATCTGAGACCGTGCGTGgaaaatattgtcacgggcggagaagggcagcgaacgacgacgacgaagtgctgggcggaacgcgcttggactgctgcagcgttgtacgcttttggctgtcaaatataccctgtgtatatagtttcttccccgtaacatctttggtggaaggtgcggggtacgactcgctataaagcaccaggaactggatcttcgcagcggacggcgcgttgcagctgccacaatgacggaccaagcgacccagtgtgaacaagatccgtcaggcccacagccgatcgttgtggtgcacccccgtgatcctggcacattcaacggcacaagtggcgtggacgtcgacgactggctggctctgtatgagcgcgtcagcagcagcaaccactgggacccaacgctgatgctggccaacatcctcttctacttgcgtggaactgcaaaactctggtacgagacgcatgaagaagagttgacaagttgggatgtatgcaagcaaaaattacgcgatttatttgggaagcctatcggacgacaagcagctgcaaagaaagaactCGCAACTCGTGTCCAGACTTCCACAGAGCCGTACATCGCGTACATCCAGGACGTGTTGGCTCTGTGCCGCAAGATAGACAAGGACATGTCTGAAGAGGACAAAGTCGGACACATACTAAAAGGAATTGCCGATGACGCATTTAATTTTCTGCTGCGCAAGGATTGCTCGACTGTGGAGTCGGTCATTGTAGAATGTCGTCGCTTCGAACAGGCAAAAAGTAGACGCATCATTCACCGGTTCGaccgtcttcccaacacggcggCTACGTCCTCCTGCGAAGATTTACCCACGCTACATCAACCACCAgctccggaaaacgtcaccaggattgtccgtcGCGAACTCGAGGCTATGGCTCCTGTTATGTCCAACGACAACACTACCGGAAACAGTGTCGCTACTGTTTCATTAATACAGGCCGTGGTGCGCCAAGAGATCGAgaatatgggcatttcaccaAACCTTCAAAGTGCTAATGCAACTCCCAACTCGGCTTCTGCagttgttgctgctgctactccgaCGCTCCCCTCCGCGCCGCGACGAAACCCAGCCGAATGGCGTACACCTGatgatcggcccatatgtttcacGTGCCATCGGATAGGACACATAGCCCGCCATTGCCGCAGCCGTTGGACCTCATCACCTCGACCAAACTTCTACAATTGGGGATCCCGCTCCGAACGTGCGCCATATGCTCCGTCCTTTCGCGCTGAGACAAGTGCGGAGCGTTTTTCAGAACATCGAACCAGCCGATCGCCATCGCCCCAGCGTCGCCAGTCCCGCTCGCCCCAACCTCGCCGCTCTCGGTCTCCCTTTGACCGccactcgggaaactagccggtgcagcccccggaggtgacgctgcatacacGACTTGGACTGCAAAACCTCTCATTACTCCGAACAAGCGACGTAACCTTCTTGAAATTCTCGTTGATGGTTTACCTGTGACTGCTCTTATTGATACCGGTGCACAAATATCTGTCATGAGCTCaaacctccgccgccgcctccaaaaagttcTGACGCCCGCGATTGCTCCTACCGTCCGTATAGCCGATGGGAGTACTCCTGCTGTACTAGGAATGTGCACTGCGCGAATCACAATTTCTGATCATCACACGTCAGTTCTGTTGCTGTACTAGAaaattgccctcatgacctcatccttggTATTGACTTTCTTACCACACACGCTGCGCTTATCGACTGTTCTGCAGGACTTCTTCGGCTAGAACTCCCTTCGTTCTCAGATACCGCTCCTGCCGCCCCACCTCGTCTACGATCCCTCGAGTTCCTTCGACTTCCGCCGCAAGCCGCAGTTCAAGTCCAGCTCTCGCCATTCCCACCAGTACCCGATGGTGATTATGTTGCTGTCCCGAttcctgacgtcgccatgacgcgcaatgtcacgctgcCCAACACGGTGGTGACAGTTACAGCCAATCAAACTTCTTTTCCCGTCCTCAATTTCGGCTTCTCGACGCAAGTTCTTCCTCGCGGCATGTCACTTGcacatctgacaccactggccgACCATACAGTTTCCGCTTTGGCCACAGATGCGCCTCCAGATTTTTCAATGCCGTCATTCGCTTCACGTTCCTCTTGCGACCGCTTCAGGCCAATGATATCCGAAGAGCTCACTTCAGAGcaagtctctgctctccgccgcctcctcgtttcctaccaggacatctttgacttcggcgaccgtaatttgggccagacatccgtggtcacccatcgcattgataccggtgatgctcgacccattcacagacggccGTACCGTGTGTCCGCACCGGAGCGTGTTATTATACAACAGGAGGTGGATAAAATGCTTCATAAGGGCATAATCGAACCCTCTTCCAGTCCCTGGTCCTCCCCTGTTgtccttgttaaaaagaaggacaatagctggagattctgtgttgactaccgccatctcaaccatattaccaagaaagatgtgtatcctctcccgcgcatcgacgacgcactcgattgcttgcacggcgccagatatttctcgtcaatcgacctgcgctcagggtactggcagatcgctgtggacgaccaagacagagagaagactgccttcgtgacccctgatggactttatcagtttaaggtgatgccgtttggcttgtgtaatgctcccgcgactttcgagcgcatgatggactctctccttcgcggcatgaagtggtccatttgtctttgctacctggacgatgttatTATTTTATCCACCACCTTCGAAAACCATCTTACTCGCCTGTCCACagtgcttgatgttttccgacgtGCTAACCTTCAACTTAACTCGTCGAAATGTCACTTTGGACAACGCCAAATCTGCGTActcggccatcttgttgacgctgcgggcgTGCAACCGGACCCTGGGAAAGTCCGAgcagttcgagatttccccaCTCCCCGCTCGgccaaggacgtccgcagttttcttggactgtgctcctacttccgtcgctttgtccagaacttcgccgaCGTGGCCCGTCCTCTGACCTGCCTACTGAAAAAGGACGTCGCATTCACTTGGGGCCAACAGCAAGCGCACGCTTTCTCATCCCTCGTTGCCATCCTCACCAACccgccagttctggcacacttcgacccttctgccactacggagcttcgtaccgatgccagtggccacggtataggcgcagtgcttgcacaacagcaacagggcatgcaccgcgtcgtcgcctacgcaagccgccttttgtcgccatcggaacaaaattattcgatcaccgaaagagagtgcttagctctcgtctgggctatcatgaaattccgaccgtacctgtatggcagacacttcacggttattacagaccatcatgcgctttgctggctctcctcgctcaaggaccccacgggacgcctcggtcgctgggcgctgCGCTTACAGGAGTACACCTTTTCGGTATCCTATAAATCTGGACAACTTCAcaaggatgccgactgcttgtctcggcacccagtcgaTCCCCCTGAAACGACGGAAGATGACCATGAagcactcgttctctccattacAGACTTCGTCAACATGGCTGCTGAGCAACGTCGCGACTCGTCTTtgcggcctattatagatggTCTGCAATCTCCACAGCCTGACCACTCCCTTCAGATGTTCCTCCTTcacaacgacatcttgcaccgctacaacgcccgccctgacggtgctgagcttttgcttgttgttcctgcgcatctccgcttggatgttttggcccagcttcatgatgcacccaccgccggccatctaggggtgtcacgcacgtacgaccgcattcgccggcgattcttttggcctggcctctaccgttctgtgcgacagtacgttgcggcgtgcgacctctgtcagaggcgcaagacTCCTGCGCTATTGCCTGCTGGCAGTCTTCAGCCCATTGAAGTCCCAGATGAGCCATTTTAccgagtcggcctcgaccttctcggaccttttcccgtgtcggccaccggtaacaggtggattgccgtcgctaccgactacgcaacgcggtatgccgtcacacgAGCACTCCctaccagctgcgctactgatgtagcagatttcattcttcatgacatcattctgcgtcatggtgctcctcgtcagttgatcacggaccgcggccgctgcttcctatctaaagtagtcgacgacctcctgcgatcctgctcgacccaccacaagttcactacagcgtaccacccacaaacgaacggcctcaccgaacgcctgaaccgttccctgacagacatgcttgcaatgtacgtatctgaggaccaccgcgattgggacatcaacctaccttttgtaaccttcgcatacaactcttcgcgccacgacacagctggattttcacctttttacctgttgtttggctacgacccgcctttacccatggacaccatgttgcattctgacgctgactcatcgactgcctatgctcgtgatgcgctggctcgtgctgacatcgcccgccaggtcgcccgggatcgtttatgcgcctcgcaggtgaaccaaaagtgtggttacgatcgccgacaccgcgacgtgcagtactctccggggtcactggtcttgctgtggttaccatcgcgacgtgttggtctatgcgaaaaactgatTACCCGTTATGTTGGTccttaccgcgtcatacgaaaggtcactagcgtgacctatgagatcgctccactcaatcctCTGTCAGCGACCGCTTCAGCCACGAGCGATATAGTTCATGTCTCCCGCCTTAAACCGTaccactctcgccccgagaactgatcgcaccgggacggtgcttctgccgccgccgGGTAATAGGCGCTttcaggggggcgatcggagatctctgttctgcgccgttcgttcgcgttcgttctgatggtcgcacgcgattggctgaagccggacaactcgcgccactctaaggggcgtggccatttcttttttttccctgatgttttcttttttggtgacgtcatgccgcgtcataacgagcatgtcgtctgctaaaagtgaacggagagcgagcccgttcgctcgcgttctctcgagcgaacaatggcgtcgcacggcatgtatttcgagtgatgcggtggttgcggctgccgcaacagctgattttgagaaaatggcgcttgcaacggtgcttccttgctacgttggcgtttctcgaagcagatgcagaatggtaggaggtgcgaaatgcgtttgaagagatgagcgagtgtgaattccggcgtcgctttcgtttctcgaaacgtactgtaccttggttgtgcgacgatctcggccccgtcatcgtgtgccaacgaaccagtgggatttaaacagagcggaaggcgttgtgcgcgctgagattttttgcgatcggatgcttccagcgagctgtcggctgcgaggaattcagcggcctgtcgcagtcgtccgtcaggaacacgccattactgtcgttcgcgggcaaaaacggtgggtggccttttccggagaccacagacgcgaagagcgaacaaaggcggcgttcgcgcggctcgggcagattcccgttgtggtcgggtgcgtggatggtacgctcatcgcaatcccgaagccccatggcctgagctccgcggacacgacgcattacatgtcggggaagggactctacgcattcaacaccatgatcgtgagtattattcatgcattgtatgcgtagcgagttgtttcatttatatcgcttaaactttccgctttactgaggctgttgcaactgagtatagtgggagcggtattttcgatctatccagaacgggaaatggttcgtttcagggcacttcgcttaggataagcgatgaaatcatgtgacgcggagtacactttggttcagcggcctgcacagtgcataatattaccgttgctcgttcgccatctgtacccgaagcttgattctcgatttgtatttgttgagattagcgctcccagaatgtgccgtagtatgtccttattgttcattgtcgtgatggacgttacatggatcaatacatggatggatgaataaactttatttcggtccctcggaacgcgccctagcatgtacattaaatacgcattgtttcataacccttttttcattcgaagtttttcgtgttgtagatattttgtgatacattgccttaaacatacagcagtaatttggttaaaaggctttggtggctggaagatgggttgttccaagcaggaaacatgcagactaccctttgacactgcattgtcctcgtgttagaacttatggtacaagtcctaccctgtcgatgatttgtccatagctatgtttcaacagtcagtaacagtgcagacaggTGTAGTTACATTAActtaatacccaacattgtacccaaggtcatttatgggtacaattgtgactgaattgaattctgcagacatgtgatgccgacctctggatgtcagtccatgtttcctggggtcatgtcatgactcgtgggtatggcgggggagccctctccgtcagcacctggaagcaaaacttcggcttgcttggtaagtgctgtcaatgcttgccacattcaagacgttatcactacagctgtcatgccgacctcgtgcaggagactccagctatacattagaaccgtggctcctgacaccagtgcccggacgaccagctcgtggcacccctgataaccactacaacaaggcccacaccgccatgcgcaatgttgtggagtggtgcatcgctgtaagcttgtgcagagcTGCTCAAGCAtgattgctgcttgtgcagctctgcacgacattgcgttggtggcacatgagcctgttctcaaaggggacgatgacgacaccgacgatgctaaGCTGCTGCCaacagcagctgagctaccaccaccaccaccacaacgggagccagcagcagcgcaaccgtgtagtgaacctgtttcgagaaccacagggcctgcatgcttgagcacctgcgcagagtacgccgccgcctgcaacgacctcggcagcattgtgtggtgcgtgtttgtctttgttcattgtgtttgtcactggcatgaacaaaaggctgttttttttactacacttcaaatgtttgctacacatatcaacgaaacagcgttctcctatcaatgaataacccccttgaataggttggcaaaaaatgtgaagctcactcgaactcagactcaccaaaattttcctcaagcggattcacttggactcaggctcactaaaatgttttcacccggactcgaactcaccaatgtattactcacttggactcacagctcaatctgaatctgagtgagtcgactcatgagcgagtttgccgacctatgcccccttgtcacacaacgccatgctgatgaaatgcttcgaccaggttgtaaaatatggcgcttcacactaagcacaagtgagagctcaactgtgaatggcacatggggccattcacagccaaagtggtaacctgaaaaggctgtttgaatcaggacagcaatatgcggtagctttagtgcaacaagaatcgtgcttgtaaatgaagtgaacaacaagggtggtgtcagaattgaaattttattacaagtctcacgagcaatgcacataaaaagcaaaataaataaatatcctttaaatttaatgccaagaaaaagaatataaaagtagcttccttttataatatacaaatggagttattacaaagtgcctgctgctcctctgcaacaacacacgcgtctcgcagcacgaaagtcattgtattacatgaaaacaaggcacagtcgaaccggtattaattgaactcgctaaaaaaatgcaagctgttggttgctgatatgtcttcctctattattgatttctgtttgtacccaatcctgttgtctaaacacttctaagcaacagaacacgtattcgtcaactattttttggtcttgcaatatttcaatattgttgtgcaacctagaccattcacaaacgcttttctttttttctaggatgtgtaaaaatcgatagaaaacgtacagtgtgccacaatattctacacgtatacactctaaacataaagatacactacagtgcactatgtacatatactaCAAGACTGCTAAATGCATtactttgtataatgagattttaaaaaatgacatggcaaaacatgatttacaaatgaaaccacactgtgctatgcacatgtactacaaaactgctgaatgcatcacctcgcacgatgagattaaaaagaaatgacatcgcaggacacgatttaccattgagctacactttactatgtacaatgaaacagcacatcagtgcttctgatatgcagaaaaagaaaattaactgagaaaaaattgcagcgcaccattgaagcaaaccagcgtatcatagctcgtgatgtgaacaaaaataagtctacatatatgtacaactagtctttacaaatcactgtgcaggtggcttccgctgcaatgagggcccgggcgagggtaccaacgccttgcagtttgtggaccacgtcaccgagaagttgaacctggcgcagctttccaatgatgcctggccctgccgcctggtgtttgcggctagtaactccagcgcctcggcctgccgcttgcccccatctcgcagctgcggcatgagctggaaaccaagaaatgtgttgccattatcatctataaatttcctgctaccgactcttcgctggaagcttctgttcgtgaagagtttcagtgtgtgcaacaatttcttctctgttgaaaatccactgacccaatggcatccatgaatggtgcttggttcaccgcacaaccaacgcacttcgtttggacagaccaaagcggtgccggaattcattttcgctcatctcatcaaacgcatctcacacctctaaccacctctgcatgagaagcaaccaaacagcccttttcagggctacacaatcgtctgcccggctttacgcgatgactgacacaatctccttccgaaaccctagctgctgcagtatgcaaaacatacagcaagcaggtgtaacacaggcgcaaacatgtgcatttgtgtatgatggctatgtgaagaagttatataacgagcttgctttttgaacagtatatttagcaatagcacattttcagtttcacttttgaagcaattgacaaaatagggaaacatttcaagatgttgaacatctttgcaatgctacctttttgctacatttcaccataactgcaaggcaggacacctgtttattccatctgacagttatgcattaACTAGCTCcggcaaccgtttgccaaatttttttttgtgcagctttttgtctttatgcccacagatgtcatctcttcacaaacatatgcctgcacgcatgagcatcacctgtgagcatgtaacaccatctacagttaatcaaaaacatcagcgaaacttacgagttggggcacggggaagatcctgggccacatcctcttcagccacaccagcagcagctggagcagggctcacctgttatagtaagaagtttcttgattgacacactgagtgcaataagaagtatcgagtggaagtggacaatagcaatgtttttttagaatgtttcaacagcggcatgctatgacacacagacttcggagagaggggtggagggaggcaagccgactggctacgcacctcactcgactcgagggtctgagaaatgggttggaacacgtaggatgctctaatgagcttcgaaatatagttcgcggctgttctttcgtcatcaccgcaaatgtggctgtatcgcattctgttctgggcggtgcaacgtgttagcacctcagctaacgcggcggccgggtgatccactcgatattgtttgaaaaagtaaaactaacagcgcgtaatggctcgaagcaaatgagcccacttgttcgcagcatacaagtaacaatgatattctaagccagtgcttaccgattcagaccacccgaactctgggcctcgTACACTCGTctctgtcaagcacgacgcggccgcggtaatccgaaatctggccgcctcgggtgccgctgtaaagcacaagcgggacgtgtaagatgaccaaccacaatacaattgtgctcgcactcacctctgctgccctcggagtttggcaagaccctgctgcgaatagtagcgctcattcctccatcgggcctgccactgggctctggtgttacgcgcagggaattcttcgttcaaaagcgctactagctcctgccacatgtcgtcccagtcctccctcgtgaacgacggctccagcgggcacgacagcgtcgcgatctgtgggtgctctttcacaaaagccagcagaagctccttttgacgatccgacacccgagaaccaacgcagacgttgcgatgggacgacattttgaaactgcgtcagccgctacttttctctttttttttttcgcgtgcgcgacaccatctagcgacgacgtcaaaaaaaactaacattattaaatatcattactCAAAGCTGTTGTTGTTTGAAAGagcgtttgagcttgagaagcaaaaacaataattttctgtaaagtaattatatttattaaaaggcgagaaacgcttcacggtccccgtgccgacgtcacaggatgcgcgtctacttccggaaagctttccgcttcacgattggctgtcctcttcttctcggcggttctaggcgggagagctgcgcctcctctcacttttgtgacgtaggcaccgcagaacgaacgcgaacgaacagagatctccgatcgccccccagctgaccgtatttcgcctcccgctccgctcagccagtcggtggtggcgtcactgcgcatgcgccagacggtcaggcgctgagcgtgtgaccggatcgtcgagcgagggatcacgtgacacgaggagaaacaaccaaaatggcagcctcttgtgccgcgagtccgcgctgctcggaaaacagcggttattcggccaacacgcaaaacaggacggcacttcaggatacacgaggatctgtggcttctccgagaagtcatcgcggccaatccctttgaatatcagcgcatgtgggatgacgttctacgaagcgtcgttgcagcgatacatcgagagctgacacttcgggccatgaaggagcgtctcgagctgcttctttggtgcttccgtcaacaggactccgcataccttcgcaagtaagcgatttcatgtacaatagcaacaatttagcttttaaccgcagccactctcccgcctattcagaaacgctctttagtttgaattgccacagggcaacgcgctgaacgctgccccagggcaccgcgTTTGAAACGCTTCTGTGCTGCTTGAAggcggtgtctaagttcaagcgcttctgaatacgggggtaagcgtccatactgcgtgagctcatctgagctaactcatactttgcattgctaggtc includes these proteins:
- the LOC125756959 gene encoding putative nuclease HARBI1, translated to MLPASCRLRGIQRPVAVVRQEHAITVVRGQKRWVAFSGDHRREERTKAAFARLGQIPVVVGCVDGTLIAIPKPHGLSSADTTHYMSGKGLYAFNTMITCDADLWMSVHVSWGHVMTRGYGGGALSVSTWKQNFGLLGDSSYTLEPWLLTPVPGRPARGTPDNHYNKAHTAMRNVVEWCIAVSLCRAAQA